One part of the Streptomyces lienomycini genome encodes these proteins:
- the folK gene encoding 2-amino-4-hydroxy-6-hydroxymethyldihydropteridine diphosphokinase: MSAPFAKGPSDPTVQPVPASVIEQVDAADTTLSNPKRAVIALGANLGNRLETLQGAIDALEDTPGVRVKGVSPVYETEPWGVDPGSQPSYFNAVVLLKTTLPPSSLLERAHAVEEAFHRVRDERWGPRTLDVDIVAYAEVVSDDPQLTLPHPRAHERAFVLAPWLDVEPEALLPGQGTVADLLESVTRDGVAPRADLELRLPE; this comes from the coding sequence ATGAGCGCCCCCTTCGCCAAGGGTCCGAGCGACCCGACCGTACAGCCCGTGCCCGCCTCCGTCATCGAACAGGTCGACGCCGCGGACACCACCCTGTCCAACCCCAAGCGTGCCGTGATCGCCCTCGGCGCCAACCTCGGCAACCGGCTGGAGACCCTCCAGGGCGCCATCGACGCCCTGGAGGACACTCCGGGCGTCCGCGTCAAAGGGGTCTCCCCGGTGTACGAGACGGAGCCGTGGGGCGTCGACCCCGGCAGCCAGCCCTCGTACTTCAACGCGGTCGTGCTGCTGAAGACGACGCTGCCCCCGTCCTCGCTCCTGGAGCGCGCGCACGCGGTCGAGGAGGCCTTCCACCGCGTCCGCGACGAACGCTGGGGCCCGCGCACACTCGACGTCGACATCGTCGCCTACGCCGAGGTCGTCTCCGACGACCCGCAGCTCACCCTGCCCCACCCCCGTGCCCACGAGCGCGCCTTCGTGCTCGCCCCCTGGCTCGACGTGGAGCCCGAGGCCCTGCTGCCCGGCCAGGGCACGGTCGCGGACCTCCTGGAGTCCGTCACCCGTG
- the folB gene encoding dihydroneopterin aldolase, with amino-acid sequence MDRVALRGLKARGHHGVFPKEREDGQTFLVDIVLGLDTRPAAADDDLTKTVHYGIVAEEVVAVVEGEPVNLVETLAERIAQVCLKHEGVEEVEVCVHKPDAPITVPFDDVTVTIIRSRV; translated from the coding sequence AAGGCCCGCGGGCACCACGGTGTGTTCCCCAAGGAGCGCGAGGACGGCCAGACCTTCCTCGTGGACATCGTCCTGGGGCTGGACACCCGGCCGGCCGCGGCCGACGACGACCTGACGAAGACCGTGCACTACGGCATCGTGGCCGAGGAGGTCGTGGCCGTCGTCGAGGGCGAGCCCGTCAACCTCGTCGAGACGCTCGCCGAGCGCATCGCCCAGGTGTGTCTGAAACACGAGGGGGTCGAGGAGGTCGAGGTCTGCGTCCACAAGCCGGACGCACCGATCACCGTCCCCTTCGACGACGTCACCGTCACCATCATCCGGAGCCGTGTATGA